In the Candidatus Bathyarchaeia archaeon genome, TTTCTCGCGCCTAGACGGTGAGGGTGCGTGAAGCACTTCAATTCTTTGGATTGAGTGTAAGTTAAGCATAATTTCGCTGCGTTCTTCTCGGCTTGCCACTTGGGGGATGGGCTGTGCCATCGTGGACCGTAACACAATTGCCTCTGCATCTTCAAGCCAAATCCCCGCGGGGTCATTGGAGACCGCCAGTAAGGTGCCTTCAAACCCATAAGAGGGGTCAAGGATGACTCTGATTTTTTTGCCCACGTTTCTTTCGAGCATGTGAAGTATTGACAGGGGCAAGTTTTGCTCTGGCATAGCGTTCGCAAACTGGATAATATGCGAGGCTGCAGATAAAACAGTTGCTCCGACAAAACAGGACCTTTTCATGTAATTTGCTGCTGTCACACACGTTTTTTTGTCCTTGACTTTGAGTGTTCTGTGTGAATTTTGCTTCCTTACCAACTGCAAGTTGGCTGAAAACTGTTTTTCGCGGCAACAAAACAGCCAAGCTTCGCTAGGCTTTAATAGGCATCGGCGTTCTCATTATGAATTCACTTGAGGCGACAAAATTGGCGACAGAAGACACCCTAAATCAGTCCATAAACAAAGCACAACGGCACTACCGCTCCCTCTTCTCCCTACCCTCATTCAAAACAACTCTGCTTCTACTTGCCGCTCTCTGCCTAACCGCCGGTGCCACCTCCACAGTATTCTTTCCAACCGCGCAAGGCTTAACCAACGGCCTCCTGCTGGGCACAGCACTTCTGGTAGCCACCCTTGTCGTGGACATTTTCTTAAGCAACATGGTTCTCAAAGACCCCGTTTTCAACCTCCGTCGAACCCTCTTTGTTTCCCTATTCAGCTGGGCACTCTGGCTGCTTCTGATGATAGTCGGGGCAGTGTTCGGGTTTGTCTGGTGGCTAAAACTTTGCTTTTTAGGCTTTGCTGTTCTGTTAACCCTGCGCACAGTGGTGTTTCTTGCGGTCCTGTCCGCAGGAGCAGGAAAACGCTTACTGGCTATTTTGCTTCAACCCTTTGCCTGCCTCCTAACCTTCATCCTCTACTGGAACTACATCAACGTGAATTTGGAAGCTCTTCTCCCCTTCATCGTCGCCATGCCCATCATTGCCTGTGTCAGCGCCTATGTGTTTGTTTTCTTAATTGACCGAATTGGGCAAAAAGAGTACGGCGCAGGTTCCATGTCGCTGTTTCAGGCTTTTATGCTCAACTGGGTTGCCTCCCTCAACGCCCCCTTAGAGAGCTACTTGGAGAAGCGAGGCGAAGATGTCAACGTTCAAGTTTCCCTACTCAAATTTGACTCCTCAAAACCCAAAGCAGCCATAATTGTCCCCCTTGTCCATCCGGGTCCGTTCAAAAATATAGGCAGCAGCGTTTTGCCCTCCCTGCTAAAACAGCAATACACCGATGCCTACCAATGTGACACTTGCGTCCCGCTTGGCTTGCTTGGGCATGAGTTAGACGTTGCCTCCCAAGCCCAAAACCACAAAATCATCACGGGAATCATCCAAAACGCAAACTTTGAAGCCAAAATTGACAAAGCAACCCCCTACGTGACTGTTTCAGAAAACGGTGTAACCGCTTCCTGCCAGCTTTTTGGCAAAACAGTTTTTCTCAACTTCACTCTTGCCCCCAAAACCACCGAAGACCTGCCCCAAGAACTGGGCAGCCTTGTCCAGCAAGACGCACAAAAACTGGGCTTGGACGCTCTGATCATTAATGCGCATAACTGCTTAACCGAAACCACCGAAATCGACGCCTCCATTGAGGCTCTAAGAGAAACCGCCAACAAATGCCTAAACCAAGCAGCCGCCCAAAAAGCCGCCCCTTTCCAAGTTGGCTCCCACACCGTTTACCCCTCGGAATTCACCCTCAAAGACGGCATGGGCGCAGGAGGCATAACCGCAGTTGTTGTGAAAGTGGGCGAGCAAAAAACCGCCTACGTGGTAATTGACGGCAATAACATGGTGCCTGGGGTGCGGGAAAAAATTCTCTCCTCTTTGGGTGCGGCTGGGTTTGAGGCAAGTGAAGTTTTCACAACCGACACGCATTCGGTCAGCGCGGTTGTGGTTGGACGCCGCGGTTACCATCCCGTTGGAGAAGCCATGAACCACCAAATCCTAATCCAGCACATTACCGAAGCCGCCACTGCAGCAGCAGGCAACATGGAAAACTGCAAGGCAGGCTACCAACGTATAACTATCCCAAAAGTCCGCGTAATAGGCGGCGACTGCCTAGCGCTCCTGTCTGAGCTTGTGGATAAAGCCATGCAAAAAGCCAAACAAATCGTCGTTCCCGTCTTTGGCTTGGAAGGTTTACTTTTGCTTCTGCTGCTCTTCTTGCGGTAGCTACCGTTTTGTTGTGCGTTTGGGCTTGCGTTTCAGTCCTGTTCCGCAGACGGGGCATTCGGAGCTTTGAAAGTTCGCGGGGTAGGTTCGGCGGCAAGCGGGGCAGTACCGTATCCAGTTAAGCACCCGTTTAATTCCAAATGTTGCCAAAGACACAAACCCCACGCCCAGCTTGGCTGCTACGTTTTGGATGGAGTAGTCGTCAGTGACAATCTGCGGGCAGTCACCTCGAGCTTTAACCTCCAAAGCCAACGCCAAAACATGCATGTCCGTTTCAGAAAGGAAAAATGAGTCCCCAACCGAGGTGGCGCATGTCTTCACTTCATCCAAAAACTGCGGTGAAGGCTCAAAAATCTTTACGCGCCCATTTTCGATGGCGGTGTTGAACCTGAGCATGGTCATGGCGTTCTTTTTGACCTCACGCTCCACAAGTGGGGGTGCAACCTGCTCTTCGCGCACCGTGAAGGGGTCAAACCCTGCAACAAACGCCGATGTATCCAAAACCATCACGCGTTTGCCCAAGGCGTTGGTTTCTATTGTTCATCCCTTTCCCTAACACAGCCCTTAAACTGCAGCCTGCTCTCCAGTCGACTGTAAAAATCCGACTTAAACCTGATAAACGAAGACACATCCCGTGAACTCGTGACGGTAACAGAAGCTTGCCCCTCAGGCAACAAACGACGGTAAGCGCCATCCACTAAAACCAACATCTCCTTGGGACGCACAGGTTCAATTCGGATTTTGGCGTCTGCATGAAAAACCATCGAGCGAAAAGTGGTCAATGAACAAATGGGTGTCAAAACAATGGCGTCCACATCCGAATCCAAGACAGGTCCGCCCGCCGAAAGTGTGTACCCCGTGGAACCCGTCCGCGTAGAAACAATTACGCCATCAGCTTCTAACTGGGCAATGGGCAAGTCATCCTTGAAAATCTGTAAATACAAAATCTTGGAGGGCTCCCCACTGGAAACTACCACATCATTAAGCGCGTCAGGCGTCGGTTCTCCGTTGGCAACTGTGGAGAGTTTGGCACATTTCTCAATTTTGAAATCGCCACCCAAGATTCGGTCTACTGCCGCGCAGGCTTCGCTAGGGTTAACTTCAGTGAGAAAACCTCGGACACCCATGTTTACAGCTAAAACGGGTGGCTCAGGCTTGGGCAGCTTGAGGCAAGTTCGCAGAACAGTTCCGTCGCCGCCTATGGTGATTACAAAGTCGGTTTTCATTTCTTTAAGTGGAACCAGCTTGCCTTCGGCTTTCATTTTTCCCCGTAGCGTCTCCTCCAAGTAGACTTCGACGCCTTTTTGAGAAAGATGCTCCGAGAGCTCCTTTGCCAGCGTCAACGCTTGCTTTTTATCGTATCGGGCGACTAATCCGACGCTTTTGAACAAGCTTTTCCACCGTGCTGATATTAGCGATACCTTAATCTATATATGGGTGTTGTTCAAATTTGCTGTTAGTTAACAGACATTTGGTGAGACCATGACTAAGCCAATGGACGTTGGAGAATTACGCGTTGGCGGCTACATGATGATTGACAACGAACCCTGCCGCATAGTGGACATAACCAAGTCCAAACCCGGAAAACACGGCGCCGCCAAAGCAAGAATAGTAGCCATAGGCGTATTTGACGATCAAAAACGACAATTCGTAAAACCCGTCGACGCCAACGCAGAAGTTCCCATAATTGATAAACGAACCGGACAAATCTTCGCAGTTAACCCCACAGGCGTCCAGATTATGGACCTTGAAACTTTCGAGTACATAGATGCTCCGTTTCCCGACGAAGAAGACCTGAAAAGCAAAATCGTCGCGGGCGTAGAAGTTGAGTACTGGCGGATTCTGGGCAAAGTGAAGATTACCCGAACCAAATAGCCCCATTTCATTTTTTTGCTTTGATACCTTCCACACTTCCACCTTAAAGTTAGCTCCATACTTTTCGGTTGAGCCTTCTAACAGGGAAGCATGGCAGAAATGTGAATACGCATTGTTTATGGTGATTTTAGCGGTCACCTCTTTATCTTGATGTATAGTTGGTCAAAGCTTTTCCGTCAACCTAATTATCCGCCTAATACAGTACATTAGCTGAAGCCAATGATGCATGAAGAGCCGTCGGATATCGTGAAGAAAAACTCTAATGGGGAAACTGAGGCTTCAAACCATCCATCAACAGCCAAAAGGTAGAGGGCATAGGGTAGGTAAAAACATAGCCTACCTACATGGCATCTCAACTGGGGGAACCCGCTGAAACTGCATTTGCCCTGCAATAGGCTTTTAAGACCGCTTTAGGCTTTAAGGTTGGAGACACCAGCAAATGGCTCTAGACCGCTTAGGCTCCTCACTTACGGACGCAATTAAAAAGATTTTCAAGTCCTCCGTGGTAGATGAAGCTGCGGTTAAGGAACTTGTCCGAGACATCCAACGGGCGCTTTTGCAAGCTGACGTTAACGTGCAGCTAGTTTTGGGCATCTCCAAACGCATTGAAGAACGCGCCCTCAAAGAAAAAATGCCCCCAGGCATCAGCCGACGCGAACACGTCATAAAAGTGGTCTACGAAGAACTCACCGCGTTTGTGGGTCAAAAAAACGTGCCCCTCAAAATGGAACCCGGCAAAAAATTTGTCCTCATGCTGGTGGGCATTCAAGGTTCAGGCAAAACCACCCATGCAGCTAAACTTGCGCGGCTTCTGCAGAAAAAGGGGCTGAAACCCGCTCTGATTTGCGCCGACACCTTCAGACCAGGCGCGTATGCGCAGCTGCAGCAGTTAGCCGCCCGAATTAACGTTCCCATTTACGGTGACCCCAAAGCAAAAGACCCCGTTAAAGTGGTTGCTCAGGGGCTCAAACAGTTCCCCGACAAAGACATCGTCATCGTGGACACATCAGGTCGCCACAAGGAAGAAAAAGACCTCATTAAAGAAATGAAAGACCTTGAGCGCCACATCAAACCCAACGAAGTCATGATGGTTATCGACGGCACAATTGGGCAGCAGGCTTTGGTTCAAGCTCAGACGTTTCATGAAGCTACCCCCATCGGCTCTATTCTTGTAACTAAACTGGACGGTTCCGCACGCGGTGGAGGTGCGCTTTCCGCAGTAGCAGCAACAGGAGCACCCATAAAATTCATCGGAACCGGCGAGAAAGTCGAAGACATTGAACAGTTTGTTCCCTCCCGCTTTGTTGGACGCCTTTTGGGTATGGGTGATTTGGAGACGCTGCTGGAGCGGGTCAAAGAAGCTGAAATTAAAGTTCCCCAAAAGAAAACCAAACAGATGCTTAGCGGCAAATTCACCTTAACGGACATGTATGAACAGTTCGAAGCCGTAAAAAGCATGGGGCCCTTCAAAAAGGTGCTTCAGATGCTGCCTGGTATGTCCAGTAAGGTGCCCGACGACATGCTTAACTTGGCGGAAGGGCGGCTTGAGAAATGGCGGGTTATTATCCAGTCGATGACTCCTGAGGAAAAGGAGAACCCAAAAATAATCAACTACAGCCGCGCCCGACGTGTAGCCCACGGTTCGGGAACCAGCGAAAAAGAGGTCAAAGAGCTGCTTAAGCAGTATGTTATGATGCGGCGAATGCTAAAGATGATGAAACGCAAAAAAGGGCGGCTTCCCTTCATGCAGGGCATGGGTGGGCAAGGGTTCCCAACGGACTTCAAGTAGGCTTGGTTATGAATGTTTTAGAGAAAGCTCTGCAGATGCTTGAGAAGCACCCTTTATGTGACCACTGCTTGGGCAGGCAGTTTGCACTTTTGGGCTATGGTTTAGAGAATCGCCGACGAGGAGCCGCCTTGAAGCTGAGTCTAACATTGCAGGCTGCTGAGCAAGCTTTGGAAAAAAACCCTCAAGGCATAAAAAACCTTCACGTCTTGGCTTCCAACGGTTTCTCACAGGCAGCCCAAGACATGCTAACTCACCTCAAAAAAAGTCAGCCTAAAACGGATGCTTCACCCTGTTTTCTGTGTGAAGACACCTTCCAGACCGTTGACTCCCTCATCTCAAAGGTTTTGGAGAAAACCCACGAGTATGAGTACACAACGTTTCTGATGGGCGTGGAGTTACCAACTGCGGTGATGGAACGCGAAGACGAATTTAAAGCAGTCTTTAACGTGACCCATGGGGAAAGCATAAAACATGAATTTGGACGCGTGCTGGGCAAACAGGTGGAAGCTGAAACCGGCAAAACCCCCGAATACGGCGCCCCTGACATCATGATTATCGCCAACCCTTTCACCCAAAGCATTAAGCTGCAGGTCAACCCCCTCTTTGTAGCAGGCAGATACCGCAAACTGGTCCGCGACATTCCCCAATCCCGATGGTTCTGTTCCAACTGCCGCGGCAGAGGCTGCAGTGAATGCGGCGGAACAGGATTGATGTATCCTGAGTCGGTTGAAGCGCTGGTTTCCGAGCCGTTTTTGGAGGCGGCGCAGGGCGAGAAAACAGCTTTTCATGCGTCAGGACGCGAGGACATCGACGCCCGCATGTTAGGCACGGGGCGCCCCTTTGTGGTGGAAGTTTCTAAACCCAAAAAACGCTGCTTGGACCTAAAAGGCATTCAAGAAGTCATTAACACGGCAGCAAAGGATAAGGTGGAGGTTTCCCGTTTACGCTTCACCGACCGCGACAAAGTCCGCAAACTAAAGAAAGCTGAGAACGCCCAAAAAGAGTACCGCGCCCTTATCGTGTTTGAGAATGAGGTTTCTGACGCCGACATGTTGTTGGTGGAGGAAAAACTTAACGGGGTCACGGTTAAGCAGCAGACGCCTTTGAGGGTTATGCATCGACGTGCGGATTTGACGCGGGAAAGGTACATATATAAGCTTAAAGTTAAGAAGTTGTCACCCAAAGAGGCTTTAATGGAAGTAAGATGCCAAGGAGGCCTCTACGTCAAAGAATTGGTGTCAGGCGATGAAGGGCGAACCTTACCCAGCGTTGCGGCTTTACTCAAAAACCCAGCGAAGATTATCAAGCTTGACGTTTTGAAAGTTATCATGGAAGACCAATAGGTGAAAATTGAATGAAACCCTCAAAAGGATATTGCGCCGCAAGCCGCGGTGTCATGACCAAGTCGTTCCGAGACAAAGGCAAGCCAAAACTGACAAAGTTCCTACATGAATACACAATGGGAGACAGCGTCATAATCAAAATTGACTCTAGCCAGCAGAAGGCACTGCCCCACAGACGCTTCCACGGCAAAATTGGCAAAGTCGTCGACAAACGTGGACGAGGCTACATCGTGAAGGTTGCTCAAGGCAACGCCACCCGCGAACTCATCGTCCGAACAGAACATCTAGAACCCTACAAAGGCACGTAAGAAGGTTAACGTATGAGTAAAAGAGAAACAAGCGAAAGTAGGCTCACTTTGCCCCAAGTTAAACAGGTACTGGAATCTCTGGGCGAAGAAAACTTGGATCAGTTCCAACGCCGTACGTTAGATTACGTTTCAAAATTCGCCAAAGTTGACCCTGCTGACGCTGAAGTTCTCTTAGAAAAACTAGTTAAAGACTTCGAGCTTGACGAGGCTGACGCGGTCCAGATAATTAACTGCATGCCCGAAAGCGTAGATGAGCTGCGCATATTTTTGGCTGGCGGACGCAAAATTATTGAAACCCAAAAACTTTCCGCTATCGTGAACCTCTTGAACGAAACCAGACTCCTAAAATAGGGCAAATCATACAAGTCTTTTTAAGCAGTAAGAGGGAATAGTGTAAAGTGACTACTATGGAGAAGCAATACGAGGAGTATGCTTACGTACTGGACTTCCTACAACACGGCAAGCCTGGCTTTCGCCCCACTGGTCGCGCCGGTTACCGAGCAGGTGCGCTGATTCAATGCGTCGGCGAAGAATTCTTCACCCTGCTAGAAGCCCTAGTGAAAGAAGGCTTAACCCTGCGGCCTTCTGACCGCGTTTACGTGGGCAAAGACAGCCGCGACGAAGTCACCTACATAATTGGGCGCATCGGCTATGAAGAACTCACAGCCTCCGCAAAGTCCGAGCTAAACTCTACTGTAGGCAAAATTGTCCAAAACCGCGAAGAATGGTTCGTCAAATTCTTCAACACCGCCCGTGCTATAACTCCTCGTATGCATGCCTTAGAGTTGATTCCGGGCATCGGCAAAAAATACATGTGGCAAGTTATCAACGAACGTGAACGCAAGCCCTTCCAAAACTACGATGACATAACCAAACGCACCGAACTGCCCAACCCCGTCAAACTGATCACCAAACGAGTGATGGAGGAGCTTGAAGGCGAAAGCAAATACCGCCTTTTCACCCGCTTCCACTAGGTTGACTAACCCAAAAAATGAACCTTGAAAAAATGAAGGTTTTGCTGCAGGAACTTGACGTAGTTCCCAACAAGGTTCTTGGGCAGAACTTTCTGGTTGACGCTTCGGTTTATCCAAAACTAATCACACACGCCAAACTAAATGCGGAAGACACTGTGCTGGATGCGGGGGCTGGGTTTGGGTTTTTGACGGTGTTTCTTGCCAAAAACTGCAAACATGTTATAGCTGTAGAGAAAGACCCGCAAGTAGCCAAAGGACTGCGCGCGCAGCTCAAGGATGTATCCAATGTCACCTTAATCAACGGCGACGTCCTGAAAACTCCGTTGCCTCTATTCAACAAAACAGTGTCTGCTCCGCCCTATTACTTAAGCTCGCATCTAGTCGCTTGGCTTATCGACCGCGGCTTTGAATGTGCAGTGCTTATTGTGCAAAAAGAATTCGCAGAACGCCTCGTGGCGCCAGTTGGCAGCGAAAACTATGGTTGGCTATCCGTAGTTGCCCAGCAAACTGTGACCGCTGAAGTTCTAGATGAAGTTCCGCGTTGGATGTTTTTTCCCCCGCCCGAAGTAGACTCCGTAATTCTTAAGTTAACGCCTTGGGAAACGCCACCGTTCTTGGTGAAGGATGTGGCGTTGTTTAGGCGGCTGACCAAGTGGCTGTTTACGCAGCGCAACAAGAAAGTGGATAATGCTTTGGTGCCTTTCATCAGGGCAGAGTTCAAGGTGGATAAAACCGAAGCAGCAAAAATGGCATCAACATTTCCGCTTCACAACCGACGCGCCCGAGAACTAACACCCAGCGATTTCGGAGCCTTAGCCGATGCCCTCAGCCAATAAGAAAGCCTTCTTCGAAGACCTAGTTTTTGAGGTTTCCGGCGACGTTTATGAGCCCGCAGAAGACTCTTTTTTGTTTGCTGAAAACCTCCAACTCAAGCCCAACGCGAGAGTTCTGGATGTGGGCACAGGCAGCGGCATCCTTGGCATACTTGCCGCAGCAAAAGGTGCCCGCGACGTGGTAGCCATCGACATAAACCCACACGCCATTAACTGTGCAAAACAGAACGCCCACAAAAACGGCGTCAGCAACAAGATGCGTTTTGTGCAAGGTGACCTGTTTACCCCCTTAACAGAAACCGCACCCTTTGACCTAATCCTCTTCAACGCGCCCTAC is a window encoding:
- a CDS encoding RNA polymerase Rpb4, producing MSKRETSESRLTLPQVKQVLESLGEENLDQFQRRTLDYVSKFAKVDPADAEVLLEKLVKDFELDEADAVQIINCMPESVDELRIFLAGGRKIIETQKLSAIVNLLNETRLLK
- a CDS encoding signal recognition particle protein Srp54 → MALDRLGSSLTDAIKKIFKSSVVDEAAVKELVRDIQRALLQADVNVQLVLGISKRIEERALKEKMPPGISRREHVIKVVYEELTAFVGQKNVPLKMEPGKKFVLMLVGIQGSGKTTHAAKLARLLQKKGLKPALICADTFRPGAYAQLQQLAARINVPIYGDPKAKDPVKVVAQGLKQFPDKDIVIVDTSGRHKEEKDLIKEMKDLERHIKPNEVMMVIDGTIGQQALVQAQTFHEATPIGSILVTKLDGSARGGGALSAVAATGAPIKFIGTGEKVEDIEQFVPSRFVGRLLGMGDLETLLERVKEAEIKVPQKKTKQMLSGKFTLTDMYEQFEAVKSMGPFKKVLQMLPGMSSKVPDDMLNLAEGRLEKWRVIIQSMTPEEKENPKIINYSRARRVAHGSGTSEKEVKELLKQYVMMRRMLKMMKRKKGRLPFMQGMGGQGFPTDFK
- a CDS encoding tRNA pseudouridine(54/55) synthase Pus10, producing MNVLEKALQMLEKHPLCDHCLGRQFALLGYGLENRRRGAALKLSLTLQAAEQALEKNPQGIKNLHVLASNGFSQAAQDMLTHLKKSQPKTDASPCFLCEDTFQTVDSLISKVLEKTHEYEYTTFLMGVELPTAVMEREDEFKAVFNVTHGESIKHEFGRVLGKQVEAETGKTPEYGAPDIMIIANPFTQSIKLQVNPLFVAGRYRKLVRDIPQSRWFCSNCRGRGCSECGGTGLMYPESVEALVSEPFLEAAQGEKTAFHASGREDIDARMLGTGRPFVVEVSKPKKRCLDLKGIQEVINTAAKDKVEVSRLRFTDRDKVRKLKKAENAQKEYRALIVFENEVSDADMLLVEEKLNGVTVKQQTPLRVMHRRADLTRERYIYKLKVKKLSPKEALMEVRCQGGLYVKELVSGDEGRTLPSVAALLKNPAKIIKLDVLKVIMEDQ
- a CDS encoding 50S ribosomal protein L21e, coding for MKPSKGYCAASRGVMTKSFRDKGKPKLTKFLHEYTMGDSVIIKIDSSQQKALPHRRFHGKIGKVVDKRGRGYIVKVAQGNATRELIVRTEHLEPYKGT
- a CDS encoding DUF655 domain-containing protein — translated: MEKQYEEYAYVLDFLQHGKPGFRPTGRAGYRAGALIQCVGEEFFTLLEALVKEGLTLRPSDRVYVGKDSRDEVTYIIGRIGYEELTASAKSELNSTVGKIVQNREEWFVKFFNTARAITPRMHALELIPGIGKKYMWQVINERERKPFQNYDDITKRTELPNPVKLITKRVMEELEGESKYRLFTRFH
- a CDS encoding NAD(+)/NADH kinase, which gives rise to MFKSVGLVARYDKKQALTLAKELSEHLSQKGVEVYLEETLRGKMKAEGKLVPLKEMKTDFVITIGGDGTVLRTCLKLPKPEPPVLAVNMGVRGFLTEVNPSEACAAVDRILGGDFKIEKCAKLSTVANGEPTPDALNDVVVSSGEPSKILYLQIFKDDLPIAQLEADGVIVSTRTGSTGYTLSAGGPVLDSDVDAIVLTPICSLTTFRSMVFHADAKIRIEPVRPKEMLVLVDGAYRRLLPEGQASVTVTSSRDVSSFIRFKSDFYSRLESRLQFKGCVRERDEQ
- a CDS encoding DUF2070 family protein; its protein translation is MNSLEATKLATEDTLNQSINKAQRHYRSLFSLPSFKTTLLLLAALCLTAGATSTVFFPTAQGLTNGLLLGTALLVATLVVDIFLSNMVLKDPVFNLRRTLFVSLFSWALWLLLMIVGAVFGFVWWLKLCFLGFAVLLTLRTVVFLAVLSAGAGKRLLAILLQPFACLLTFILYWNYINVNLEALLPFIVAMPIIACVSAYVFVFLIDRIGQKEYGAGSMSLFQAFMLNWVASLNAPLESYLEKRGEDVNVQVSLLKFDSSKPKAAIIVPLVHPGPFKNIGSSVLPSLLKQQYTDAYQCDTCVPLGLLGHELDVASQAQNHKIITGIIQNANFEAKIDKATPYVTVSENGVTASCQLFGKTVFLNFTLAPKTTEDLPQELGSLVQQDAQKLGLDALIINAHNCLTETTEIDASIEALRETANKCLNQAAAQKAAPFQVGSHTVYPSEFTLKDGMGAGGITAVVVKVGEQKTAYVVIDGNNMVPGVREKILSSLGAAGFEASEVFTTDTHSVSAVVVGRRGYHPVGEAMNHQILIQHITEAATAAAGNMENCKAGYQRITIPKVRVIGGDCLALLSELVDKAMQKAKQIVVPVFGLEGLLLLLLLFLR
- a CDS encoding NOB1 family endonuclease, with amino-acid sequence MGKRVMVLDTSAFVAGFDPFTVREEQVAPPLVEREVKKNAMTMLRFNTAIENGRVKIFEPSPQFLDEVKTCATSVGDSFFLSETDMHVLALALEVKARGDCPQIVTDDYSIQNVAAKLGVGFVSLATFGIKRVLNWIRYCPACRRTYPANFQSSECPVCGTGLKRKPKRTTKR
- a CDS encoding translation initiation factor IF-5A — translated: MTKPMDVGELRVGGYMMIDNEPCRIVDITKSKPGKHGAAKARIVAIGVFDDQKRQFVKPVDANAEVPIIDKRTGQIFAVNPTGVQIMDLETFEYIDAPFPDEEDLKSKIVAGVEVEYWRILGKVKITRTK
- a CDS encoding HemK2/MTQ2 family protein methyltransferase translates to MPSANKKAFFEDLVFEVSGDVYEPAEDSFLFAENLQLKPNARVLDVGTGSGILGILAAAKGARDVVAIDINPHAINCAKQNAHKNGVSNKMRFVQGDLFTPLTETAPFDLILFNAPYLPSEEGEDATWLGRAWAGGATGREVIDRFIAQAPHHLRRSGVLFLMQSNLATIQETIEKFAAQKMHAASVAHLDLPFFETLHLLKAIF
- the rsmA gene encoding 16S rRNA (adenine(1518)-N(6)/adenine(1519)-N(6))-dimethyltransferase RsmA, coding for MNLEKMKVLLQELDVVPNKVLGQNFLVDASVYPKLITHAKLNAEDTVLDAGAGFGFLTVFLAKNCKHVIAVEKDPQVAKGLRAQLKDVSNVTLINGDVLKTPLPLFNKTVSAPPYYLSSHLVAWLIDRGFECAVLIVQKEFAERLVAPVGSENYGWLSVVAQQTVTAEVLDEVPRWMFFPPPEVDSVILKLTPWETPPFLVKDVALFRRLTKWLFTQRNKKVDNALVPFIRAEFKVDKTEAAKMASTFPLHNRRARELTPSDFGALADALSQ